The Henckelia pumila isolate YLH828 chromosome 2, ASM3356847v2, whole genome shotgun sequence genome includes a window with the following:
- the LOC140880344 gene encoding nuclear transcription factor Y subunit B-1-like translates to MADGHPVGSSVHVSPGSPVGGSHDSGGDQSPRAGVREQDRFLPIANISRIMKKALPANGKVAKDAKETVQECVSEFISFVTSEASDKCQREKRKTINGDDLLWAMATLGFEDYIDPLKMYLARYREVIGDTKGSAKSGDGSARKDGLQPTSASQLVNQGSFSQGMNYGHSQSQAQHMMVPMHGMD, encoded by the exons ATGGCGGACGGGCATCCTGTTGGCTCTTCTGTTCATGTGTCCCCGGGAAGTCCTGTCGGTGGAAGCCATGACAGCGGCGGCGACCAGAGCCCTCGCGCCGGCGTCCGGGAACAGGATAGGTTTCTGCCGATTGCTAACATCAGCAGGATCATGAAGAAGGCGCTCCCCGCCAATGGGAAAGTCGCCAAGGATGCCAAAGAAACTGTCCAGGAATGTGTCTCCGAGTTTATCAGTTTCGTCACCAGCGA GGCAAGTGACAAGTGCCAAAGAGAAAAAAGAAAGACAATTAACGGGGATGATTTGCTGTGGGCTATGGCAACTCTAGGTTTTGAAGATTACATTGATCCACTCAAGATGTACCTGGCGAGGTACAGAGAGGTAATT GGCGATACCAAAGGATCTGCTAAGAGTGGTGATGGATCTGCAAGGAAGGATGGATTGCAACCTACTTCCGCTTCTCAG CTTGTTAACCAGGGTTCATTTTCACAAGGCATGAATTATGGTCACTCTCAG